In Flavobacteriaceae bacterium, the following proteins share a genomic window:
- a CDS encoding FKBP-type peptidyl-prolyl cis-trans isomerase — MKMKKILLLTVSIATLFSCNNEGRTNTNVNLTTNIDSVSYAIGANQAKSLLAQVPGINIDAYLKGYQDVADSTALVISEADCQIVLQAYGQKLQQEQLAKQQAEAEIKFAGVKQAGLDFLEENKSKPGVKVTPSGLQYMVIKEGTGKQPENAQANVTVHYAGTTPDGTEFDSSIGGEPVTFPLNGVIRGWTEGVQLMKEGAKYKFFIPQELAYGANPRPGSAIQPFMPLVFEIELIKVN; from the coding sequence ATAAAAATGAAAAAAATACTATTATTAACAGTTTCAATAGCAACATTATTTTCGTGTAATAATGAAGGGAGAACAAATACTAATGTAAACTTAACTACTAATATTGATTCTGTGAGTTATGCAATTGGCGCCAATCAAGCTAAATCGTTATTAGCTCAAGTACCTGGAATAAATATTGACGCTTATTTAAAAGGGTATCAGGATGTTGCAGATTCTACAGCATTAGTAATTTCAGAAGCAGATTGTCAAATAGTTTTACAAGCTTATGGTCAAAAATTACAGCAAGAGCAATTAGCTAAACAGCAAGCAGAAGCAGAAATTAAATTTGCAGGCGTTAAGCAAGCTGGATTAGATTTTTTAGAGGAGAATAAATCTAAACCAGGAGTAAAAGTGACTCCAAGTGGATTACAGTATATGGTGATTAAAGAAGGTACTGGTAAACAACCTGAAAATGCTCAAGCTAATGTTACTGTACATTACGCTGGGACTACTCCTGATGGTACTGAATTTGATAGTTCAATAGGTGGAGAACCTGTTACTTTTCCTTTAAACGGTGTTATTCGTGGTTGGACAGAAGGTGTGCAATTAATGAAAGAAGGTGCTAAATACAAATTCTTTATTCCACAAGAATTAGCATATGGTGCAAATCCAAGACCAGGAAGTGCTATTCAACCTTTTATGCCATTAGTTTTTGAAATCGAACTAATTAAAGTCAATTAA
- a CDS encoding DUF3810 domain-containing protein has translation MFKNKKLILALSIIPQYLIVKLLSQYPEFVETYYSHGIYQFVSKTMRYMFGWIPFSVGDILLGLLIIYVIRWLIVNRKRIIKDFKAWLIDILCAVSIAYFAFYFLWGMNYYRLPIHKTLNIDTEYSTEDLIDVTKKLIVKSNAIHIAITNSEEEKVTIPYNRNEILKMMSNGYSELAKVYPQLQYTPKSAKICTYNSIQAYMGFSGYLNPFTNEAQVNGLVPLYKLPDTAGHEAAHQIGYAAENETNFIGNLATMYNNDIYFKYSGYLSALKDCLNEVYRRDKLQYGKLIISVNIGIRENYQDSREFWKMYENPFEPFFKKSYNTFLKANNQDKGIESYSYVVALLVNYFKDKSL, from the coding sequence ATGTTCAAAAACAAAAAATTAATACTGGCGCTAAGTATTATTCCACAATACTTAATTGTAAAACTATTATCACAGTATCCTGAATTTGTAGAGACTTATTACAGTCATGGTATTTATCAATTCGTTTCTAAAACGATGAGATATATGTTTGGGTGGATTCCTTTTTCGGTTGGAGATATTCTTTTAGGTCTATTAATAATCTATGTCATTAGATGGCTTATAGTTAATAGAAAGAGGATAATTAAAGATTTTAAAGCTTGGTTAATAGATATATTATGTGCTGTATCCATAGCTTATTTTGCTTTTTATTTTTTATGGGGGATGAATTACTACAGGTTACCTATTCATAAAACATTAAATATTGATACTGAATATTCCACTGAAGATTTAATAGATGTAACTAAAAAGTTAATTGTCAAATCGAATGCAATACATATAGCTATTACTAACAGTGAAGAAGAAAAGGTTACAATACCTTATAATCGAAATGAAATTTTAAAAATGATGAGCAATGGTTACTCTGAGTTAGCAAAAGTTTACCCACAGCTTCAATATACACCTAAAAGCGCAAAAATATGTACTTATAATAGTATACAAGCATATATGGGCTTTAGTGGATATTTAAATCCGTTTACTAATGAAGCCCAAGTAAATGGTTTAGTACCATTATATAAATTGCCGGATACTGCTGGTCACGAAGCAGCACATCAAATAGGTTATGCAGCTGAAAACGAAACTAATTTCATTGGAAATTTAGCAACAATGTATAATAATGATATCTATTTTAAATACTCAGGTTATCTTTCTGCATTAAAAGATTGTTTAAACGAAGTTTACAGGCGAGATAAACTTCAATATGGAAAACTTATTATATCAGTCAATATTGGCATTAGAGAAAATTATCAAGATTCTAGAGAGTTTTGGAAAATGTATGAGAACCCTTTTGAGCCTTTCTTCAAAAAAAGTTACAACACTTTTTTAAAAGCTAATAACCAGGATAAAGGGATAGAGAGTTATAGTTATGTAGTAGCTTTATTAGTAAATTATTTTAAAGATAAAAGTTTATAG
- the gldI gene encoding gliding motility-associated peptidyl-prolyl isomerase GldI — protein MKKIIILLLCIVSVLACKTPEARRPISVKTGSFIDQSIALNKKLNASQHKQIQDIIALNPEVNYIASENGFWYYYNTKIEENTITPAFGDIVNFNYNVSNINNELIYSEEDLKPQDYAIDQEELFSGLREGLKLMKAGETITFLFPSQKAYGFYGDNNQIEGNSSIICKVTLNTITQKEVN, from the coding sequence ATGAAAAAAATAATTATCCTACTTTTATGTATTGTAAGTGTTTTAGCTTGTAAAACACCAGAAGCGAGAAGACCTATATCTGTAAAAACTGGTTCTTTTATAGATCAATCAATAGCACTTAACAAGAAGTTGAATGCATCGCAGCATAAACAAATTCAAGACATTATTGCACTTAATCCTGAAGTAAACTATATCGCTTCAGAAAATGGGTTTTGGTATTACTATAATACTAAAATTGAAGAGAATACAATTACGCCTGCTTTTGGAGATATTGTTAACTTTAATTATAATGTCTCAAATATCAATAACGAATTAATTTATTCTGAAGAAGATCTAAAACCTCAAGATTATGCCATTGATCAAGAAGAGCTTTTTTCTGGATTACGTGAAGGTTTAAAATTAATGAAAGCAGGGGAAACCATTACCTTTTTATTTCCATCTCAGAAAGCTTATGGATTTTATGGAGATAATAATCAAATAGAAGGCAATAGTTCTATAATATGTAAAGTAACACTAAATACAATAACTCAAAAAGAAGTAAATTAA
- a CDS encoding peptidylprolyl isomerase has product MKVLLLTFLITSCGSKAYPELEDGLYAEFVTNKDTMVAKLFFEKAPVTVSNFVALAEGEHPMVSEQYKGKPYYNGLTFHRVINDFMAQGGDPTGTGSGSPGYKFGDEFNADLKHDKKGILAMANSGYGTNGSQFYITHKATDWLDAFDEEGNLKQCENPRVSCHSVFGELVVNTDLITSVQKGDTIVKINIIRKGFDARKFNAAKTWETELPLLAEREAKRKEDLKLKAEEAAKAARELIEVAKEKFIAENENLKGNTKRLPSGLAMIFTKESNGVTPKSTESVLINYAGYFEDGRLFDTCLKDVAKKNGQYNEQRDKQNGYAPFPMIYNETAGLVPGFREAMLNMKVGDKARVFIPSYLGYGPQGYGPIPPNTNLIFDLEIVGIAK; this is encoded by the coding sequence ATTAAGGTCTTATTATTAACATTCCTTATAACTTCCTGTGGAAGTAAAGCTTACCCCGAGTTGGAAGATGGATTATATGCTGAATTTGTTACAAATAAGGATACTATGGTTGCTAAACTATTTTTTGAAAAAGCACCAGTTACAGTTTCTAATTTTGTAGCTCTGGCAGAAGGAGAGCATCCAATGGTGAGTGAACAATATAAAGGAAAACCATATTACAATGGTCTTACTTTTCATCGTGTTATCAATGATTTTATGGCACAAGGGGGTGATCCCACCGGTACAGGCTCCGGAAGTCCTGGTTATAAATTTGGAGATGAGTTTAACGCTGATTTAAAACACGATAAAAAAGGAATTTTAGCTATGGCTAATTCCGGTTATGGTACAAATGGCAGTCAATTTTATATTACACATAAAGCTACAGATTGGTTAGATGCTTTTGATGAAGAAGGTAATTTAAAACAATGCGAAAACCCTCGAGTAAGTTGTCATTCTGTTTTTGGGGAATTAGTAGTAAATACCGATTTAATTACATCTGTACAAAAAGGAGATACAATTGTGAAAATTAATATCATTAGAAAAGGATTTGATGCTCGAAAATTTAATGCTGCTAAAACATGGGAAACAGAATTACCTTTATTAGCAGAGCGTGAAGCAAAAAGAAAAGAAGACCTTAAATTAAAAGCAGAAGAAGCTGCTAAGGCAGCAAGGGAATTAATCGAAGTTGCAAAAGAAAAATTTATTGCTGAAAATGAAAATTTAAAAGGTAACACAAAACGCTTACCCTCTGGTTTAGCAATGATTTTTACAAAAGAAAGTAATGGAGTTACACCAAAATCTACAGAATCTGTATTAATTAACTATGCAGGCTATTTTGAAGATGGTCGTTTGTTTGATACGTGTTTAAAAGATGTTGCTAAAAAGAATGGACAATATAACGAGCAAAGAGATAAACAAAATGGCTATGCTCCTTTTCCTATGATATATAATGAAACTGCTGGTTTAGTTCCTGGATTTAGAGAAGCGATGTTAAATATGAAGGTTGGAGATAAAGCTAGAGTATTTATTCCTTCATATCTAGGGTATGGCCCTCAAGGGTATGGTCCTATTCCGCCCAATACTAATCTTATTTTCGATTTAGAAATTGTAGGAATAGCTAAATAG
- a CDS encoding aminoacyl-histidine dipeptidase, whose translation MNSDIRQLEPKQLWNKFADLNAVPRASKKEERVIAFMKDFGNNLGLETLEDEVGNVIIKKPATAGFENRKTIVMQSHLDMVHQKNNDTDFNFDTQGIEMYIDGDWVRAKGTTLGADNGLGVATIMSILESDTIEHPAIEALFTIDEETGMTGAKGLKGGLLQGDILLNLDTEEDDEIGVGCAGGIDVTATRAYNEEETTEIKIGYAITVKGLQGGHSGMQIHEGLGNANKIMNRLLFDGFENFGLRISEINGGGLRNAIPRESNAIVAIDAVHEDAFEFEIEQLANIIKTELKTMEPNLEILVSRSEVPSKVMDLGVQEGLTRALYAAPNGVYRMSADIPDLVETSNNIARVSVKEGQVTIGCLTRSSVESSKMDLAYAIRATFELTGCEVTFKGDYPGWTPNMNSSILKVMSEVYETLNGEKAHVAACHAGLECGILGTHYPNMEMISFGPTIKGAHSPDERASISSTQKYWKFVLEILNNIPEKQN comes from the coding sequence ATGAATTCAGATATCAGACAACTCGAACCAAAACAGTTATGGAACAAATTTGCAGATTTAAATGCTGTGCCTAGAGCTTCTAAAAAAGAAGAACGTGTAATTGCGTTTATGAAAGATTTTGGAAATAATTTAGGATTAGAAACTTTAGAGGATGAAGTAGGTAATGTTATTATTAAAAAGCCAGCTACAGCAGGTTTTGAAAATCGTAAAACCATAGTTATGCAATCGCATTTAGATATGGTACATCAAAAAAATAATGATACAGATTTTAATTTTGATACTCAAGGAATTGAAATGTACATTGATGGCGATTGGGTTCGAGCTAAAGGCACCACTTTAGGTGCTGATAACGGACTTGGTGTGGCTACAATTATGTCGATATTAGAAAGCGATACGATAGAACATCCAGCAATTGAAGCCTTATTTACAATTGATGAAGAAACAGGAATGACAGGCGCTAAAGGTTTAAAAGGAGGATTGTTGCAAGGAGATATTTTATTGAATTTAGATACTGAAGAAGATGATGAAATAGGCGTAGGATGTGCAGGAGGTATTGATGTAACTGCAACACGTGCTTATAATGAAGAAGAAACCACTGAGATTAAAATAGGATATGCCATTACTGTAAAAGGATTACAAGGAGGACATTCAGGAATGCAAATTCATGAAGGGTTAGGGAATGCTAATAAGATTATGAATCGCCTATTATTTGATGGGTTCGAGAATTTTGGTTTGCGAATTTCTGAAATTAATGGTGGAGGCTTACGCAATGCTATCCCGAGAGAGAGTAACGCAATTGTTGCTATTGATGCCGTTCATGAAGATGCTTTTGAATTTGAAATAGAACAGTTAGCGAATATTATTAAAACAGAATTAAAAACTATGGAACCCAATTTAGAGATATTAGTTTCTAGATCGGAAGTACCAAGTAAAGTTATGGATTTAGGTGTTCAAGAAGGGCTAACAAGAGCGTTATATGCAGCACCTAATGGAGTATATAGAATGAGTGCTGATATTCCTGATTTAGTAGAAACGTCTAATAATATTGCTAGAGTAAGTGTAAAAGAAGGTCAAGTTACTATCGGGTGTTTAACACGATCGTCTGTTGAATCTTCCAAAATGGATCTAGCTTATGCTATACGAGCAACTTTTGAACTCACAGGCTGCGAAGTTACTTTTAAAGGTGATTACCCAGGGTGGACACCTAATATGAATTCTAGTATTCTAAAAGTAATGTCTGAAGTGTATGAAACCTTAAATGGCGAGAAAGCACACGTAGCTGCATGTCATGCAGGTTTGGAGTGTGGGATTTTAGGAACGCATTATCCAAATATGGAAATGATAAGTTTTGGGCCAACAATTAAAGGCGCACATTCGCCAGATGAGCGTGCTAGTATTTCGTCTACTCAAAAATATTGGAAATTTGTTTTAGAGATTTTAAATAATATTCCGGAGAAACAGAATTAA